A window of Halovivax gelatinilyticus genomic DNA:
GTGAGAAACTGCTCCAGTGCTTCGCGCTCACCGAACCCGACGCCGGATACGATTCGACGTCGATTTCGACGCGCGCCGAACGCGACGGCGATCACTACGTCGTCAACGGCCAGAAGACCTGGTGCTCTCGGTTTTACGCCTCGGATTACATGGTCCTCGTCGCCAGAACGACGCCGCGCGAGGAGGTGTCGAAAAAGACCGACGGAATGACGCTGTTCCTGGTCGATATCGACGACGCGTTAGAACAGGAGGCGGTCGAAGCGCGAAAGATCGAAAAGAGCATTCGCCGTGCGGTTCCCTCCTACGAGGTCTGGTTCGAGGACCTCGAGGTGCCAGCCGAGAACGTCATCGGCGAGGTTGGAGACGGCTTCTCGCAGGTGATGGACGGGCTCAACGAAGAGCGCGTCGTCATCGCCGCGGAGGCGGTCGGTCTCGCACGCGTGGCGATCGATCGCGCGGTCCAGTACGCCAAAGAACGGGAGGTGTTCGATCGACAGATCGGGGCCAACCAGGCGATTCAACACCCGCTCGCCGACGCCCACGCCAGGATGACGAGCGCTCGCAACCTGACCTACCAGGCAGCCCGCGCGTTCAAAGAGGGCCGCGACGTCGGCGAGGCGGCCAACATCGCCGTCTACATGGCCCGCGAAGCCGCGTCGAAGGCGGCGGATCAGGCGGTCCAGACCCACGGCGGCTACGGCGTCGCCACGGAGTACGACGTCGAGCGCTACTACCGCGAGGCGCGTCTCTCACACATCGCGCCGATCTCAGACGAGATGATCAAGAACTACATCGGCGAACACGTCCTCGGCCTGCCGAGGTCGTACTGAGCATGCATCCGCTCGACGGAATCACGGTTCTCAGCCTGGAAAGCGGCGTCTCCGCACCGCTGTGTACGCGCCAGCTCGGCGATCTCGGGGCCGAGGTTATCAAGGTCGAACGCCCCGGCGTCGGTGATAACAGCCGACACTGGGATAACGCCGTCAACGGCGAATCGTCGGCGCACGTCTGGGTGAATCGAAACAAGCGCAGCCTCACGCTGAATCTAAAACGCGACGAGGGCGCGGCGGTCTTTCGCGATCTGGCGGCCGAGTCGGACGTTGTCGTCCAGAACTTCGCACCCGGTGCGGTAGATCGTCTCGGATTCGACTACGAATCGCTTCGCGACGACGACCGGCGCGACGAGTCCCAGGCCGACCTGATCTACGTAAACATCTCCGGCTACGGCCGGTCCGGCCCGTACCGCGACCGCAAGGCCTACGACATGGTGATGCAGGGCGAGACCGGGTTGATCCTCTCGAACGGCTCTCCGGACGCGCCGGCGAAGATTCCGCTGTCGATCTGTGACATCAACGCCGCGATGTACGCGACTATCGGAACGATCACGGCCCTCTATCAGCGCGCGATGACCGGAGAGGGCCAGGAACTCGACGTCACGATGTTCGGTGGCGTCCTCTCCTGGCTCGGGTACTTCCCGCAAAAGTACTGGCACGAAGGCGAGATACCGGATCGGGTCGGTATGCGCCACCACCTGCTGACGCCCTACGGCCCCCACGAGACGGCCGACGGCGACTATATCAACTTCGCCGTTCTCAGCGAGGATCACTTCGAGATCTTCTGTCGAGACGTACTCGAACGTCCGGACCTGCTCGACGACGAGCGGTTCGAGGGCAACGAGTCGCGCATCGCCCACCGCGAGACGTTCGAGTCGATCGTCGAATCGGAGATCGCCGACCGCGACCGCGACTATTGGGCCGATCGGCTCCAGACGGCGGGAATTCCCTGGGGCGACGTCAATCAGATCGACGAGGTGTTGAATCACCCACAGGCGGAGCACCTGGGTCTGGTCAAGACGATCGAGGCGGGCGACGAGGAGATCCCGATCATCGACAACCCGATCGACTTCGGCGCCGCGTCGGTCAAGCGGGAGGCGATGCCCGACCTCGGTGCCGACAGCGTCGACCTCCTGTCGTCGCTCGGCTACTCGGCAGAAGAGATCGCCCGGCTGGAAGCCGACGGCGTGATCTAGCGGATTCTACGGCGTTCGTCCCACTTCCGACACCGAACGTCGGTCCGCCCGGATCGAACCGACCCGTCGCGTCTCCGGGTGGTTTCGGTCGGTGCCAAACCGGTCTCTACGGCACGTTCGGGCTCACTCGAGAATATCCGAGATGTGGTCGATCGTCTCGCGGATCTCTGCTTCGGACGACGACTTCGCGGGCAGGACGATGAGCCCGTCCGTCTCTTCGCCGTAGCGCTCGATCGTCTCGGCGGCCTGTTCGGGGGTGCCCGAGACGGTGATCTCGTCTAAGAGTTCGTCGGAGACGGCGTCGACGGCGGCGTCCTTTTCGTCGTCCTGCCAGCGTTCGTCGACCGTCTCGGCGACGTCGCCGAAGCCGAGCTGGGTGAGCGACTCGCGGGTGTAATCGCCCATCGCGCCGATGTAGTGGGCGATCTCCTCGCTCGCGCGTGTGCGAGCCGTCTCCCCGTCGTCCAGGATGCAGGTGGTGGCGAACGGGATCGTCTCGACGGCGGACGGATCGCGGTCTTGTTTCTTCGCGCCGCGATCGACGTGGTCGCGAAGCTGGTCCATCGACGCGAGCGGGATGCGGTTGGGTAGCCAGGCGTCGGCGAACCCACCGGTGAGTTCGCAGTTGGTCGGCCCCTGGGCACCGACGCAGACCGGGATGTCGGGGCTGGGCTCGAAGCGCATCTTGAAGTGTTCGACGTCGAAGACGGAGCCTTCGTAGTCGAGCGGCTCGCCCGAGAGCGCCTGCCTGACGATCTCGATGGTCTCGCGCTGGCGTCGCAGCGCCGGGGCGAACTCGATCCCGTGCCACTGTTCGATGACGTAGTTCGACGAGAGGCCGAGGCCGAGAAACGCCCCGCCGGGGGCGAGTTCATCGAGCGTGGCGATCGACTGGGCGATCAGCGACGGCGATCGGGAGTGGACGGGGATGATGCCCGTCCCGAGCCCGACCGACTCCACGTGGGCGGCGATGTACCCCGCCCGGGTGAACGCGTCCCGGCCCCAGGTTTCGGGGATCAGGACGAGGTCGAACCCGGCGGCTTCGGCCTCGCTCGCTAGCGCTGCCTGCGTTCGGGACGAAAATTTCTCCGTACCCGGCTCGACGAAGCCGAGCGTGGCTGGTCGTGTCACACCTCCCTCTCGGTCGGTCCACCTAAAAGAGGTTGTGGTCCCGGTGAGCCGCCCGATGACCGGCTGGTTCGCCTCGCTCGCACTGGCGTGTGAACAACTAGCACAGTTAACCTCTCACGTTCCGGACAGTCCGTATGCGCTACTGGGAGGAATACGAAGTCGGTGAGACCTACCGGACGGCCGGGAGAACCGTGACAGAATCCGATATCTCGCAGTTCGTCGAGCTCTGCGGGCTGTTCGAGCCGATCTTCACCGACGTCGAGTACGTCCGCGAACACACGCCATACGACGAACGCTTCGCGCCCGGCGAACTGACCGGCTCGTTCGCGCTCGGCAACGTCATCCGGTCGGGATTCATCGAGAACGCCATCTCCATGCTCGATCTTGAACAGACGTTTCTCGAACCGGTCTTCGCCGGCGACACCATCGCCGTCGACATCGAGGTCGATTCGGTCTCGGAGACGAGCGACGACGAGCGGGGCATCGTGGTCTTCGAGTACGAGGTGACGAACCAGCGCGGCGACACCGTCGCAGAGATGACCGAAACGGCGCTCATTGCCAGACGGCCCGACGGCGAGTAACGCCGATTCGACGCATCAGTCGGCAACGAGGCTTTATGGGGGTTCACGTTTCTGTTGGATGTATGGGAGATTCGACCCCGACAGAACTGTCGCCACCGAGCGCAGCGGAGATCGCGGCGATCGCCGACCGCATCGACATGCATCTCGACGACGAAGAGATTGAGGCGGTCGCAGCCGTAGCCGAGGGGATGATCGGCGCCTTCGAGCGCCTCGACCAGCTCGACGAGCCGACGCCCTCGGTGGACTATCCCGACCGCGACGCCGGGGAGCGAGTGTCGTCTGCTGACGACCCGCTCAACGCCTGGATCACCGCGTGCGAGGTTCCCGGCGCCGACGCTGGGCCGCTCGCCGGGTACGAAATCGGGTTGAAGGACAACGTCTCGGTCGCGGACGTGGAGTTGACGCTCGGCTCGTCGATGGTAGCGGGCTACGTCCCGGAGATCGACGCGACGATCGTGACCCGACTGCTCGACGCCGGCGCGACGATTACTGGCAAGCTAAATATGGAGGCGCTCGCCCTCTCGGCGAGCGGCGAACTCTCGGATTTCGGCCCCTGTCTCAACCCCCGTTCGACGGATCACCTCGCCGGCGGCTCCTCGAGCGGATCGGCGGCCGCGGTCGTCGCGGGCGACGTCGACGTCGCCATCGGCACCGACCAGGCGGGATCGATTCGCATTCCGGCCTCCTGGTCCGGCTGTGTGGGGCTGAAGCCGACGCACACGCTCGTTCCGTACACGGGGATCGGCGCGCTCGGTCACACGTTCGACCACGTCGGGCCGATGACGACTACCGTCGCTGACGCCGGCATCGTGCTTGAGGCGATCGCCGGAAAGGATCCGCTCGACCCGCGTCAGGGGGCAGTTCCCACGCAGGCGTACGCCGACGCCGCGACCGATCCGCGCGACCCATCGGCCCTGACCGTCGGCGTCGTCGAGCAGGGCTTCGGTCGCGACGAGAGCGATCCGGCCGTCGACGAGACGGTTCGTGACGCGCTGGGTGCCCTCGAGGCCGCGGGCGCGACCGTCGAGGAGGTCTCCGTCCCGCTCCACCGCGACGGCGAGGCGATCTTCCTCGGGTTCGCGACCCAGGAGACGACCGACCTCTTCCGCTCGGAGGGCGTCGGCGCCTTTGGAACGGGCTTTTACGACACGGCGTTCGCGGCGGCGTTCGGCCAGGGACGACGCGAGCACGGGGACACCTATCCCCCGTTCCCGAAGGTGGAGATGGTGATGGGAACCTACCTCAAAGAGACGTACTTCGGGCGCTATCACGCCAGAGCGCAGAACCTGCGCCGGTCGCTGACGAGCGCCTACGACGAGGCCCTCGGCGAGTACGACGTTCTCGCGATGCCGACGACGCCGATGGCCGCACACGAAGTCGTCGACGATCCGTCGTTCCTCGAGGGGCTCGACCGGGCGGCGGACATGCTCGGGAACACGGCGCCGTTCGACGCGACCGGGCACCCGGCCATCAACGTCCCGTGTGGCGATGCGGCGGGACTCCCCGTCGGTCTGCAGTTCGTTGGCGAGCACTTCGACGACGCGGCGGTTCTAAGCGCGGCCGCAACGTTCGAAGATGCCGTCGGTTGGGATCTGTAAGCGGTGGCTTCGCGCGATAGGCGTCAGTCGGTCAGCGCCGACCGTTCGACCTTGCCCGACCCGGTCGTCGGCAACTCGTCGCGGTACTCGACGACGCGCGGGTACTCGTACATCGCCAGTTCCGTCTTGACGTACGACTGGAGCGTCTCGGTCAGCTCGTCCGACGGGTCGTAGCCAGCCTCGAGGACGACGACGGCCTTGGGGACGTGACCGTGGTCGTCGTCGGGAACGCCGACGACCCCCGCGTTCGCAACCGCCTCGTGGGCGACGAGCGTCTCCTGGAGTTCGTCGGGGCTGATCCGGTAGCCAGAACAGATGATGACGTCGTCCTTGCGACTCTCGAACTCGACGTAGCCCGCCTCGTCGACGAACCCAAGGTCTTCGGTCAGCAACCACCCGTCGCGGACCTTCTCTGCCGTTCTGTCGGGCTGGTTCCAGTACTCTTCGAAACACAGCGGGTGTCCGTCTCCGTATTGGACGGCGATCTCCCCGACCTCCCCGGTCGGGACGGTCGGCTCGCCGGTTTCCGGATCAACGATCCGAACGTCGACGCCGGGTGTCGGCTTGCCCATCTTCGAGGCGCGTTTCGGAACGAGCGCCTCACAGTCCATGATCAGATTCATCGCTTCCGTCTGACCGTACCCCTCGTGGACGACCGCCCCGGCGAAGCAGTCTTCGACCGTCTCGAGTTCGCGTTCGCCCATCGACTCGCCGGCGCTCATCACCACGCTGACGCTGTCGGTATCGAACCGCTCGCGCGGCGTCTCGATCGCATCGAGGCGGCGCCAGACGGTCGCCGGCCCGAGCAAGCGCGTGACGTCGTAGCGATCGACCAGCTCGAGGACGCGTTCGGGATCGAAGCGACCGGCGTCTCCGACGACCGTCTTTCCGTAGTAGAGCGCCGGGAGACAGAACGCCCAGAGCGGACCGACCCACGACCACTCGACCGGCGTGTAGAACCGTTCGACCGGCTGGGGATCGAGGTTGAAGAATCCGGTCACGGCCGTCGGGAGGTGTCCGAGCAAGAACGAGTGGGTGTGTCGGACGCCCTTCGGATCGCCGGTCGTTCCGCTCGTGTAGATGATCATCGCGTCGTCGTCTGGGGCCGTTTCGACCGGCGTCAGCCCGTCGTCGGTCGCCTCCGCCGCCAGCGCCGCGTCGAACGGCGTCGTTTCGGCGGCCACGCCGTCAGCGTCCGCCGGTGGGTCGACGACCAGGACGTGTGACAGTGTCCTCACGGCGTCGCTGTGGGTCGCCCGGGCGAACGCGTCTAGACGCGAGCCGTCGACGATCGCTGCGGTAACGTCGCAGTCGCCGAGGCGATACGCGAGCGCGTCGGGACCGAACCGCATCGACAGCGGCACCGACACCGCCCCGAGCGTCCACGCGGCGAGGTGACCGACGAGCGTCTCGACGCGCTGTGGCGCGTTTACGGCGACGCGATCGCCGCGATCGACGCCCCGGCTGGCCAGCGCGCTCGCGCAGGCGCCGACGCGATCGTACAGTTCGCGGTAGGTCAGGCGAATTTCGTCGCCGCCGTCGACGGCGATAACCGCCGGTTCGTCGGGCGTCTTTGTCGCCCAGTGGCCGACGGTTTCCCGTGTGACGTTGAACCGGTCAGGTATCACCCACTCGAACCACTCTCGAAGCGCCTCGTAGTCGTCCCACTCGCGCTCGTCGAAGCGATAGTGCGCTCTCGAAGCCATCGGTGTTCTCGTAGGTGTGGCCGCCGGGCTGGCATAGCCGTTGTGGTCGCGGCGTCCCGTCGTCGAGACCGGTCCCGGATTTCTCCACACCGGGGCGAAGACTTAGTAGTCGTGACGAAGACCACACACCGTGTCAATGCTACGCCACACGCGTCCGGTCAGACGCCGGTACGGAGGTCGCACATGAACACGCTCGAAGCCGCGCTGGAGACGTTTCTCCACGAGTTCGAATCCGACTCGCTCACCGACGCCGATCGGGACGCGGCCCGGGCGTTGCTGGCCGATCAGCTCGGCCTGCAGGTCGGGCTCTCGACGTTGCCCTGGTCGGAGGCGGCGGCCGACGCCGCGTTGCGGACGGCACCGGACGGGAATGCGACGATCGCCGGGAGCGGGGTCCGCGTCGATCCGCAGACGGCGGCGTACTGCAACGCGACGTTCGCCCACGGATTCGAGTACGACGACGCCCACAGCGCGAGTGACGGCCACCCGGGGAGCGTCGTGGCGTCGACGGCGCTCGCACTCGCCGAGGCGGAGGACCGAACCATCGAGGAGGCGGTGATCGCGCTCGTCGCGGGCTACGAGGTTTACACGCGTCTCGG
This region includes:
- a CDS encoding LLM class flavin-dependent oxidoreductase — protein: MTRPATLGFVEPGTEKFSSRTQAALASEAEAAGFDLVLIPETWGRDAFTRAGYIAAHVESVGLGTGIIPVHSRSPSLIAQSIATLDELAPGGAFLGLGLSSNYVIEQWHGIEFAPALRRQRETIEIVRQALSGEPLDYEGSVFDVEHFKMRFEPSPDIPVCVGAQGPTNCELTGGFADAWLPNRIPLASMDQLRDHVDRGAKKQDRDPSAVETIPFATTCILDDGETARTRASEEIAHYIGAMGDYTRESLTQLGFGDVAETVDERWQDDEKDAAVDAVSDELLDEITVSGTPEQAAETIERYGEETDGLIVLPAKSSSEAEIRETIDHISDILE
- a CDS encoding MaoC family dehydratase; this encodes MRYWEEYEVGETYRTAGRTVTESDISQFVELCGLFEPIFTDVEYVREHTPYDERFAPGELTGSFALGNVIRSGFIENAISMLDLEQTFLEPVFAGDTIAVDIEVDSVSETSDDERGIVVFEYEVTNQRGDTVAEMTETALIARRPDGE
- a CDS encoding amidase encodes the protein MGDSTPTELSPPSAAEIAAIADRIDMHLDDEEIEAVAAVAEGMIGAFERLDQLDEPTPSVDYPDRDAGERVSSADDPLNAWITACEVPGADAGPLAGYEIGLKDNVSVADVELTLGSSMVAGYVPEIDATIVTRLLDAGATITGKLNMEALALSASGELSDFGPCLNPRSTDHLAGGSSSGSAAAVVAGDVDVAIGTDQAGSIRIPASWSGCVGLKPTHTLVPYTGIGALGHTFDHVGPMTTTVADAGIVLEAIAGKDPLDPRQGAVPTQAYADAATDPRDPSALTVGVVEQGFGRDESDPAVDETVRDALGALEAAGATVEEVSVPLHRDGEAIFLGFATQETTDLFRSEGVGAFGTGFYDTAFAAAFGQGRREHGDTYPPFPKVEMVMGTYLKETYFGRYHARAQNLRRSLTSAYDEALGEYDVLAMPTTPMAAHEVVDDPSFLEGLDRAADMLGNTAPFDATGHPAINVPCGDAAGLPVGLQFVGEHFDDAAVLSAAATFEDAVGWDL
- a CDS encoding CaiB/BaiF CoA transferase family protein: MHPLDGITVLSLESGVSAPLCTRQLGDLGAEVIKVERPGVGDNSRHWDNAVNGESSAHVWVNRNKRSLTLNLKRDEGAAVFRDLAAESDVVVQNFAPGAVDRLGFDYESLRDDDRRDESQADLIYVNISGYGRSGPYRDRKAYDMVMQGETGLILSNGSPDAPAKIPLSICDINAAMYATIGTITALYQRAMTGEGQELDVTMFGGVLSWLGYFPQKYWHEGEIPDRVGMRHHLLTPYGPHETADGDYINFAVLSEDHFEIFCRDVLERPDLLDDERFEGNESRIAHRETFESIVESEIADRDRDYWADRLQTAGIPWGDVNQIDEVLNHPQAEHLGLVKTIEAGDEEIPIIDNPIDFGAASVKREAMPDLGADSVDLLSSLGYSAEEIARLEADGVI
- a CDS encoding acyl-CoA synthetase; this translates as MASRAHYRFDEREWDDYEALREWFEWVIPDRFNVTRETVGHWATKTPDEPAVIAVDGGDEIRLTYRELYDRVGACASALASRGVDRGDRVAVNAPQRVETLVGHLAAWTLGAVSVPLSMRFGPDALAYRLGDCDVTAAIVDGSRLDAFARATHSDAVRTLSHVLVVDPPADADGVAAETTPFDAALAAEATDDGLTPVETAPDDDAMIIYTSGTTGDPKGVRHTHSFLLGHLPTAVTGFFNLDPQPVERFYTPVEWSWVGPLWAFCLPALYYGKTVVGDAGRFDPERVLELVDRYDVTRLLGPATVWRRLDAIETPRERFDTDSVSVVMSAGESMGERELETVEDCFAGAVVHEGYGQTEAMNLIMDCEALVPKRASKMGKPTPGVDVRIVDPETGEPTVPTGEVGEIAVQYGDGHPLCFEEYWNQPDRTAEKVRDGWLLTEDLGFVDEAGYVEFESRKDDVIICSGYRISPDELQETLVAHEAVANAGVVGVPDDDHGHVPKAVVVLEAGYDPSDELTETLQSYVKTELAMYEYPRVVEYRDELPTTGSGKVERSALTD
- a CDS encoding acyl-CoA dehydrogenase family protein, with the translated sequence MLEFSAEHQLIQSEVQKLCDNYEDDYWQAKDREAEYPMEFVQELAEHGWLGTIIPEEYGGGGYDTLEAAIVLEEIAASGAGFSGSMACHGAMFVPRSILNYGTEEMKSTYLPKLASGEKLLQCFALTEPDAGYDSTSISTRAERDGDHYVVNGQKTWCSRFYASDYMVLVARTTPREEVSKKTDGMTLFLVDIDDALEQEAVEARKIEKSIRRAVPSYEVWFEDLEVPAENVIGEVGDGFSQVMDGLNEERVVIAAEAVGLARVAIDRAVQYAKEREVFDRQIGANQAIQHPLADAHARMTSARNLTYQAARAFKEGRDVGEAANIAVYMAREAASKAADQAVQTHGGYGVATEYDVERYYREARLSHIAPISDEMIKNYIGEHVLGLPRSY